A genomic segment from Streptomyces sp. NBC_01233 encodes:
- a CDS encoding HtaA domain-containing protein, with amino-acid sequence MSSIRRPIALAAAVLTAAALGSTAFALPATAAGGPPTAPMEIIGGSLDWGVLASYRAYVTGMAKGTITVADGARQNEDGTLRFVEPTGQYDPAGGHVVKAAFKGSVTFSSPAPPTGHGFEVTLSDFRIDTGTGKLTADVTKAGTTTQDVPLAKVAFAGQAMTNLATTLTKEAADALGSPGYEDKAGDPLTAKLDFKQPTPDPEPTPPKPTPTKPAPTAPQPTAPADGVQKVLGGKLTWGVKESFRRYVLGAGSITPAGGAARNGELYDFAFGKGELDVKKQKLNASFEGNLRFQYAAHGIDMTFANPRMDATGKAGTLYLDVKNASGSKTAVPFATLDLSKTDYKTKNGVLALNAVPAAFTAEGAAAFANDTTGSMYKAGDAIDPLTFSVAVDKDATLPTTTGGTTGAAGGTGTTGGTGASVGGGGSAGGNLADTGAEIPAAVLLTTSGVAVAAGAGAMFLARRRRTAQV; translated from the coding sequence ATGTCGTCCATCCGCCGCCCGATCGCCCTCGCGGCCGCCGTCCTCACCGCCGCCGCGCTCGGCTCCACCGCCTTTGCCCTGCCCGCCACCGCCGCGGGCGGGCCCCCGACCGCACCGATGGAGATCATCGGAGGCTCCCTCGACTGGGGCGTGCTCGCGAGCTACCGCGCCTACGTGACCGGCATGGCCAAGGGCACCATCACCGTGGCGGACGGCGCCAGGCAGAACGAGGACGGCACGCTGCGCTTCGTCGAGCCGACCGGGCAGTACGACCCGGCCGGCGGCCACGTGGTGAAGGCGGCCTTCAAGGGCAGCGTCACCTTCTCCTCGCCGGCCCCGCCGACCGGCCACGGCTTCGAGGTCACGCTCTCGGACTTCCGTATCGACACCGGCACCGGGAAGCTCACCGCGGACGTCACCAAGGCCGGTACGACGACGCAGGACGTGCCGCTGGCCAAGGTGGCCTTCGCCGGCCAGGCGATGACCAACCTGGCGACCACGCTCACCAAGGAGGCGGCCGACGCGCTCGGTTCGCCGGGCTACGAGGACAAGGCGGGCGACCCGCTCACCGCGAAGCTGGACTTCAAGCAGCCCACCCCGGACCCCGAGCCCACCCCGCCGAAGCCCACCCCCACGAAGCCCGCGCCCACCGCCCCGCAGCCCACCGCTCCGGCCGACGGCGTGCAGAAGGTCCTCGGCGGCAAGCTGACGTGGGGCGTGAAGGAGTCCTTCCGCAGGTACGTGCTGGGCGCCGGCTCGATCACCCCGGCCGGCGGGGCCGCCAGGAACGGAGAGCTGTACGACTTCGCCTTCGGCAAGGGTGAGCTGGACGTCAAGAAGCAGAAGCTGAACGCCTCCTTCGAGGGCAACCTCCGCTTCCAGTACGCGGCCCACGGCATCGACATGACCTTCGCCAACCCCCGCATGGACGCCACCGGCAAGGCCGGCACCCTCTATCTGGACGTCAAGAACGCCTCGGGCAGCAAGACGGCCGTCCCCTTCGCCACGCTCGACCTGTCAAAAACCGACTACAAGACCAAGAACGGCGTGCTCGCCCTGAACGCCGTCCCGGCCGCCTTCACCGCCGAGGGCGCGGCGGCCTTCGCCAACGACACCACCGGCTCCATGTACAAGGCGGGCGACGCGATCGACCCGCTCACCTTCTCCGTGGCCGTGGACAAGGACGCCACCCTGCCGACGACGACGGGCGGCACGACCGGCGCTGCGGGGGGCACCGGCACCACGGGCGGTACGGGCGCCAGCGTGGGCGGTGGCGGCTCCGCCGGCGGCAACCTCGCCGACACCGGCGCCGAGATCCCGGCCGCGGTCCTGCTCACCACCTCCGGCGTGGCCGTCGCGGCCGGCGCGGGCGCGATGTTCCTCGCGCGCAGGCGGCGCACGGCCCAGGTCTGA
- a CDS encoding HtaA domain-containing protein, with translation MSARPVRAFAVTLLAALLGALLPATAAHAGTVQGGRLDWGIKSSFQSYVTGPVAKGGFTLKSGAATVGGSLFRFHSAAGSYDPGSGTFEASYSGGVTFRGHQKPDGVHELDMTVSRPTVKISGGSGTLYVDVSSKAKDTGAVSNQSQVPFATLGLGGINMKGGASPLTLANIPATLTAQGAQAFAGYYAAGTQLDPVSLSADVKAAPAEEPSPSATPQPGATAQTPQTQGAFADAAVDWGVRRTFREYVTGSVGQGEWTLAEGAQDGGALFRFPQGKGAYDGGKGTLDAAFSGTVQFTGAHLDLKLGKVGVKVDNGKGVLSADVTTGGETKNAVPLVEFDAKGLKTEGGLATLTEAPTVLTEGGSQAFNSMYKAGTEMDPVSLAVALDATAKLPALPDLGSTASPAPASPAAEPAPAAKAEQSSSTGLFIALAVAVLVLAGGAAFLVVRKRRAAAE, from the coding sequence ATGTCCGCAAGACCCGTCCGCGCGTTCGCCGTCACGCTGTTGGCGGCCCTGTTGGGGGCCCTGCTCCCGGCGACCGCCGCCCACGCGGGCACCGTGCAGGGGGGTCGGCTCGACTGGGGTATCAAATCGTCTTTCCAGAGTTATGTCACCGGTCCGGTCGCAAAAGGCGGTTTCACGCTGAAGAGCGGAGCCGCCACGGTCGGCGGCAGTCTGTTCCGGTTCCACTCGGCGGCCGGCTCCTACGACCCGGGCTCCGGCACCTTCGAAGCCTCCTACTCGGGCGGGGTGACCTTCCGGGGACACCAGAAGCCCGACGGGGTCCACGAGCTGGACATGACCGTCAGCCGCCCCACCGTCAAGATCAGCGGGGGCAGCGGCACCCTGTATGTGGACGTCTCCAGCAAGGCCAAGGACACCGGCGCGGTCAGCAACCAGTCCCAGGTGCCCTTCGCCACGCTCGGCCTCGGCGGCATCAACATGAAGGGCGGCGCCAGCCCGCTGACCCTCGCGAACATCCCCGCCACCCTCACCGCGCAGGGCGCCCAGGCCTTCGCCGGCTACTACGCGGCCGGCACGCAGCTCGACCCCGTCTCGCTCTCCGCCGACGTCAAGGCCGCCCCGGCCGAGGAGCCCTCGCCGTCGGCGACCCCGCAGCCGGGCGCCACGGCGCAGACCCCGCAGACGCAGGGCGCCTTCGCCGACGCCGCCGTCGACTGGGGGGTGCGCCGCACCTTCCGCGAGTACGTCACCGGCTCGGTCGGCCAGGGCGAGTGGACCCTCGCCGAGGGTGCCCAGGACGGCGGCGCGCTGTTCCGCTTCCCGCAGGGCAAGGGCGCGTACGACGGCGGGAAAGGCACTCTTGACGCGGCCTTCTCCGGCACCGTCCAGTTCACCGGCGCCCATCTGGACCTCAAGCTCGGCAAGGTGGGCGTCAAGGTGGACAACGGCAAGGGCGTCCTGTCCGCGGACGTGACCACCGGCGGCGAGACGAAGAACGCCGTCCCGCTGGTGGAGTTCGACGCCAAGGGCCTGAAGACCGAGGGCGGACTGGCCACCCTGACCGAAGCGCCGACCGTCCTCACCGAGGGCGGATCGCAGGCCTTCAACTCGATGTACAAGGCGGGCACGGAGATGGATCCCGTCTCGCTCGCCGTCGCCCTCGACGCCACCGCGAAGCTGCCGGCGCTGCCCGACCTGGGCTCCACGGCCTCGCCCGCGCCCGCGTCGCCGGCCGCCGAGCCCGCTCCCGCCGCGAAGGCCGAGCAGTCCTCCAGTACCGGGCTGTTCATCGCCCTGGCCGTGGCCGTACTGGTCCTGGCCGGCGGCGCCGCCTTCCTGGTGGTCCGCAAGCGGCGTGCGGCCGCCGAGTAG
- a CDS encoding heme/hemin ABC transporter substrate-binding protein, protein MPTPAASHRIPRLAVAVAALALALTGCGGTATTPGSSAPSAAAVPDRVEPLAPAPQPALPVTVPSADGAQVTITSADRVVPLTGSLNEIVHTLGLGKQVVARDITATFEQAADLPVVTRGHDVSAESVLSLRPTLVMAETTSGPAEAIQQIRDAGIPVLVVAPATSLDDVPKRIDTVATALGVKDAGTLLTQRTADRITAARKDIPTASGKKPRVAFLYLRGTASVYLLGGSDSGAASLLEAAGAVDTGKESGLGKDFTPITSEALAAAAPDAILVMSKGLESVGGIDGLVKIPGVAQTPAGMDRRVVTVDDGVLLNYGPRTDQVLSSLVTQLYGKAA, encoded by the coding sequence GTGCCTACGCCCGCCGCGTCACACCGCATTCCCCGTCTCGCAGTCGCCGTGGCAGCACTGGCACTCGCACTGACGGGCTGCGGAGGTACGGCCACCACCCCGGGCTCATCGGCCCCCAGCGCAGCCGCCGTCCCGGACCGGGTGGAACCACTCGCTCCGGCGCCGCAGCCCGCACTGCCGGTGACGGTGCCCTCGGCCGACGGCGCCCAGGTCACCATCACCTCCGCGGACCGCGTCGTCCCGCTGACCGGCAGCCTCAACGAGATCGTCCACACACTCGGCCTCGGCAAGCAGGTCGTCGCCCGGGACATCACCGCCACCTTCGAACAGGCCGCGGACCTGCCGGTGGTGACACGTGGCCACGACGTCTCCGCCGAGAGCGTCCTGTCCCTCCGCCCGACCCTCGTCATGGCGGAGACCACCAGCGGCCCCGCGGAAGCGATCCAGCAGATCCGCGACGCGGGCATCCCCGTCCTCGTCGTCGCCCCGGCCACGTCCCTGGACGACGTGCCGAAGCGCATCGACACGGTCGCCACCGCCCTGGGCGTCAAGGACGCGGGCACCCTGCTGACCCAGCGCACCGCCGACCGGATCACGGCGGCCCGCAAGGACATTCCGACCGCTTCCGGAAAGAAGCCCCGGGTGGCCTTCCTCTACCTCCGCGGCACCGCCTCCGTCTACCTGCTGGGCGGCTCGGACTCCGGCGCCGCCTCCCTGCTGGAAGCGGCCGGCGCGGTCGACACCGGCAAGGAGTCCGGCCTCGGCAAGGACTTCACCCCGATCACCAGCGAGGCCCTCGCGGCCGCCGCCCCCGACGCGATCCTGGTCATGTCCAAGGGCCTCGAATCGGTCGGCGGCATCGACGGCCTGGTGAAGATCCCGGGCGTCGCCCAGACCCCGGCCGGCATGGACCGCCGAGTGGTCACGGTCGACGACGGCGTCCTCCTCAACTACGGCCCCCGCACCGACCAGGTGCTGTCCTCCCTGGTGACCCAGCTCTACGGCAAGGCCGCCTGA
- a CDS encoding FecCD family ABC transporter permease, with the protein MPQPPGPGGTAPAKPRGRKAFLLTAALVATLLLLALVSAGTGAYRIPTPDVLASVQHRIGLGGTPLDRVGESVLWNVRLPRVVLALLVGASLGCAGALMQGVFGNPLAEPGVIGISAGAAVGAVAAIGLGLGFLGNWTITVCAFIAGLITVSSVYLLSRNGGKTEVVTLILTGIAVNAFAGALIGLFVFFADSGQVNQITFWQLGSLAQATWPKVLAVLPCALAGLLIAPFYARRLDLLSLGERPARHLGIDVERLRLALILVVALLTAAAVAVAGVITFIGLLVPHLLRMANGPGHRFLVPGSALAGAVVLVAGDLAARTLAQPAELPLGVLTALIGSPFFFWLLRRTRRKQGGWA; encoded by the coding sequence CTGCCGCAACCGCCGGGCCCCGGCGGAACAGCCCCCGCCAAGCCGCGCGGCCGAAAGGCCTTCCTGCTCACGGCGGCCCTGGTCGCCACCCTGCTCCTCCTCGCCCTCGTCTCCGCCGGAACCGGCGCCTACCGCATCCCCACCCCCGACGTACTCGCCTCCGTCCAGCACCGCATCGGCCTCGGCGGAACCCCCCTCGACCGCGTCGGCGAGAGCGTGCTGTGGAACGTACGCCTCCCCCGCGTCGTCCTCGCGCTGCTCGTCGGCGCCAGCCTCGGCTGCGCGGGCGCGCTCATGCAGGGCGTCTTCGGCAACCCCCTGGCCGAGCCCGGCGTCATCGGCATCTCGGCCGGCGCCGCCGTCGGCGCAGTCGCCGCCATCGGCCTCGGCCTCGGCTTCCTCGGCAACTGGACGATCACCGTCTGCGCGTTCATCGCGGGCCTGATCACCGTCAGCTCGGTCTACCTCCTCTCGCGCAACGGCGGGAAGACCGAGGTCGTCACGCTCATCCTCACCGGCATCGCCGTGAACGCCTTCGCCGGCGCCCTCATCGGCCTGTTCGTCTTCTTCGCGGACAGCGGCCAGGTCAACCAGATCACCTTCTGGCAGCTCGGCTCCCTCGCCCAGGCCACCTGGCCCAAGGTGCTCGCCGTCCTGCCCTGCGCCCTCGCCGGCCTGCTGATCGCCCCCTTCTACGCCCGCCGCCTCGACCTGCTCTCCCTCGGCGAACGCCCGGCCCGCCACCTCGGCATCGACGTCGAGCGGCTGCGCCTCGCCCTCATCCTGGTCGTCGCACTGCTGACCGCCGCCGCCGTGGCCGTCGCCGGGGTCATCACCTTCATCGGGCTGCTCGTCCCGCACCTGCTGCGCATGGCCAACGGCCCCGGCCACCGCTTCCTCGTCCCCGGCAGCGCGCTCGCCGGAGCCGTGGTCCTCGTCGCGGGCGACCTGGCCGCCCGGACCCTCGCCCAGCCCGCCGAGCTGCCCCTCGGTGTGC